The window GCTGATCTGCGCGGGGTAGCGGTCGGCCAGGGCCGACAGGCCCACCAGATCCAGCAGCGGGTTCACACGCGCACGGATGGCGGCCTTGTCCATGCCCGCCAGCTCCAGCGGCAGCGCGGCGTTGTCAAACACCGTGCGTGACGACAGCAGGTTGAAGTGCTGGAACACCATGCCGATCTCGCGGCGCGCCTCGCGCAAATGCGCGTCGTTCAGCTGGGTCAGGTCTTGCCCGCCCACGATGACCTGGCCCGTGGTGGGCCGGTTGAGCAGGTTGATGACGCGCACCAGCGAGCTTTTGCCCGCGCCGCTCTTGCCGATGATGCCGAACACTTCGCCCGGCTGGATGGTGAGGTCGATGCCCTTAAGCGCCTCGACCGGGCCTTGTGAGCCCTGGTAGGTTTGGGTGATACCCCGTAGTTCGATCATGAAACACAAAGGGCCGCCACACGCCGGGCGGCGCGGGTTCGGCCCTAAAAGACACAAAGATAAGGGAATGTACTATTGCGCCATAAAGAATCAAACTATCAAAAAATAAAGTAATAAGACATCAAAGTTATTTGCGCATTGCAGCCGACGCGGTGCAGCCGAGTCGGGTCTACGCCCCCGCAGGCGCCGCCACCCTGCCATTCACCTTGCGCGACACCAGCGCGCCAAGCACCAGCACCCCCAGCGCCGCCACAGAGAACACGGGCGCAATCCAGCCCCGGTCCACACTGGCCGCCACCAGCAGCACCCCCAGCGACTGCCCCAAAAACAGCAGGCACGCAAACAGCGTGACCGCCGTGCCCCGCGCCTCGGGCGCCATCTGCGTGGCCTGCACCTGCAGCGTGTTGTGCAGCATGTAAAAGCCCACCCCGGCAAAGAAGCAGCCCAGCACGCCCCAGGCAGCCACCGGCCCCCAGGCCAACAGCAACAGCCCGGCGGCGATCAGCGACGCACCCACCAGCGCCAGGCCCCGCTCGCCCAGCAGCGCCAGCCAGCGGCGTGCCAGCAGGCTGTAGATGAGCCCGCCCACGCCATACAGCACCATCACCCCACCGGCGGCCGAGGCCGACAGCCCAAACCCGTCCACCATGCGTGCGGGCACAAAAGCCAGCGTGCCAAAGGCCAGCGCGCCCTCCACCGCCACCACGGTCAGCACCCAGCGCACCCGGGGCATGCGCAGCAGCGCGGCCGTGTTGGCCAGGTAGGCCGACAGCGAAAACGCGGGCGGCACCGCACTGCCAGCCGCAGGCGCGGGCGTGCTGGCCGCCAGGGCGCGGGACTGCCGCCACAGCAGGCTGGCAGCCGTCAAAAACAGCAGCGACAGCACCACAAACGCCGCCCGCCAGCCCAGCGCCTCCACCGCAAAGCCGCCAAACCACTGCCCGGCCATCATCCCCGACACCGTGGCCACCATCAGCTGCGCCAGGGTCTCTTGCCGCTGCTCGTACGGCACGTTGTCGCCAATCCACGCCATCGACAGCGGGATGATGCCCGCCGCTGACGCCCCCATGGCCGCACGCGCCGCCACCAGCACCGGCAGCGTGGGCGCCAGCGCCGTCACGCCGCTGAAGAGCGCACAGGCAAACGTGGCACCAATCACCACCCGCACCTTGCCCAGCCGGTCGCCCAGCGGGCCATAGAACAACTGCAGCACGCCATACGACACGGCAAACGCGGCAATGACGGCCGACGCATCGCCCGTGGTGACAGAAAACTCGCGTGCCAGAGACACCAGCATCGGGTCGCACACGCGCATGGAGGCCATGCTGCAAAAGGCTGCCAGGCTGATCACCCGCAGCATCGTCGAAGAAGAGGTCATATGACCCGATTGTGGTGCGGCTGGC of the Acidovorax sp. 107 genome contains:
- a CDS encoding MFS transporter; this encodes MTSSSTMLRVISLAAFCSMASMRVCDPMLVSLAREFSVTTGDASAVIAAFAVSYGVLQLFYGPLGDRLGKVRVVIGATFACALFSGVTALAPTLPVLVAARAAMGASAAGIIPLSMAWIGDNVPYEQRQETLAQLMVATVSGMMAGQWFGGFAVEALGWRAAFVVLSLLFLTAASLLWRQSRALAASTPAPAAGSAVPPAFSLSAYLANTAALLRMPRVRWVLTVVAVEGALAFGTLAFVPARMVDGFGLSASAAGGVMVLYGVGGLIYSLLARRWLALLGERGLALVGASLIAAGLLLLAWGPVAAWGVLGCFFAGVGFYMLHNTLQVQATQMAPEARGTAVTLFACLLFLGQSLGVLLVAASVDRGWIAPVFSVAALGVLVLGALVSRKVNGRVAAPAGA